The following coding sequences are from one Gadus morhua chromosome 10, gadMor3.0, whole genome shotgun sequence window:
- the ccdc85b gene encoding coiled-coil domain-containing protein 85B: MGSDSEVFNRELSKMSDDELMACSKEELLSRLRKEESEKMSALIQRGRLIKEVNKQLQGHLLEIRELKVINQRLQEENTELRDLCCFLDDDRLKVKKLAREWQLFGHHAAKVMREDLGGYLKKLADLERMQDGLVKENMDLKELCLVLEEECVSRSDSSPGGSTELNLPCMVARDLGDGSSSTGSVGSPDQLHLVCSPDDRRTSFG; this comes from the coding sequence ATGGGTAGCGACAGCGAGGTCTTTAACAGAGAATTATCAAAGATGTCCGACGACGAGTTAATGGCTTGCTCCAAGGAAGAACTACTGAGCCGACTGCGTAAAGAGGAGTCCGAAAAGATGTCTGCTCTCATTCAACGTGGACGTCTGATCAAAGAAGTAAATAAACAGCTGCAGGGACACCTCCTGGAAATCAGGGAGCTGAAAGTCATCAATCAGCGTCTACAAGAAGAAAACACAGAGTTGCGAGACCTTTGCTGTTTTCTTGACGACGATCGCCTAAAAGTTAAAAAGCTGGCAAGAGAATGGCAGCTGTTTGGGCACCATGCGGCTAAAGTGATGCGGGAAGACCTTGGCGGATACTTGAAGAAACTTGCAGACCTGGAGCGAATGCAGGACGGACTGGTCAAGGAAAATATGGATCTTAAGGAGCTCTGTTTGGTCCTGGAGGAGGAATGTGTCAGTCGAAGTGACTCGAGCCCCGGTGGGTCGACTGAGCTCAACCTCCCCTGCATGGTGGCCCGGGACTTGGGGGACGGGAGCTCAAGCACAGGCAGCGTTGGGAGTCCAGACCAACTTCATCTGGTGTGCTCACCTGATGACAGGAGGACATCATTTGGTTGA
- the fibpa gene encoding fibroblast growth factor (acidic) intracellular binding protein a produces the protein MAVELDVFVGNTTIMDEEVYQLWLDGYTVNDAVKVRMVSEGMEEYEASAEVVMSDTMDQYRTFQMCERLLHNPTKLANQLLFQIPPHRQAMLIERYYTFDDVFVREVLGKKLSKGTKKDLDDVSSKTGITLKSCRRQFDNFKRVFKVVEELKGPLVENIRQNFILSDKLARDYAAIVFFANNRFETGKRKLQYLTFQDFAFCAGQLIKNWTVGAVDNMVEDMDVDLDKEFLQDLKELKILITDKDLLDQHKSLVCTALRGKTKVYTEMETNFKNLSRGLVNIAAKLTNTKDVRDFFIDLVEKFIEPCRSDRWASADMRLYLTHYTNSAHLLDTFKYQVVWDRYMGVIKSCIFKMYHD, from the exons ATGGCGGTAGAGCTTGATGTATTTGTGGGGAACACCACCATCATGGATGAGGAGGTTTATCAGCTGTGGCTTGATGGCTATACAG TAAACGATGCAGTTAAGGTGCGAATGGTCAGCGAGGGGATGGAGGAATACGAGGCGAGTGCCGAAGTCGTAATGAGTGACACTATGGACCAGTACAGAACTTTCCAGATGTGTGAACGTCTGCTGCACAACCCCACCAAGCTGGCCAACCAGCTGCTGTTCCAGATCCCGCCCCATCGGCAGGCTATGCTCATAGAGAG ATACTATACGTTTGATGACGTGTTTGTACGGGAGGTCTTGGGCAAAAAACTATCAAAGGGAACCAAGAAAGACCTCGATGACGTCAGCTCAAAGACGGGCATCACTCTGAAGAGTTGTAGACGGCAG TTTGACAACTTCAAGCGTGTGTTCAAAGTCGTGGAAGAACTCAAGGGACCCCTGGTCGAGAACATTCGCCAAAACTTTATTCTCTCTGACAAGCTGGCCAG GGATTATGCGGCAATAGTTTTCTTTGCCAACAATCGGTTTGAGACGGGGAAGAGAAAACTGCAGTATCTCACGTTCCAGGACTTTGCTTTCTGCGCCGGCCAGCTCATCAAAAACTGGACAGTAGGAGCTGTGG ATAACATGGTGGAAGACATGGACGTAGATCTGGACAAAGAATTTCTACAAGACCTGAAAGAGCTGAAGATATTGATAACGGACAAGGATCTGCTGGATCAACACAAAAG TCTGGTTTGCACAGCTCTCAGGGGAAAGACGAAAGTGTACACAGAGATGGAGACCAACTTCAAG AATCTTTCACGGGGGCTGGTCAACATCGCAGCGAAACTCACAAATACAAAAGATGTCAGAGATTTCTTCATCGATCTGGTGGAGAAG TTCATCGAGCCCTGTCGCTCTGACCGCTGGGCCTCCGCAGACATGAGGCTCTACCTCACCCACTACACCAACTCTGCACACCTCCTGGACACATTCAA ATATCAAGTTGTGTGGGACCGATACATGGGAGTCATTAAAAGCTGTATCTTCAAAATGTACCACGACTGA
- the efemp2a gene encoding EGF-containing fibulin-like extracellular matrix protein 2a: protein MKSGCVTVLCVCACVSVLVRSTISEPVTESHTYTECTDGYQWDPQTQHCKDVNECETIADACKGEMKCFNHYGGYLCLPRSASVIPAPEPAHTPTVPEPFNPCPLGYEPQGDSCVDVDECERDEHDCQPSQQCINTQGAFTCQCPDGYRKVGTECIDIDECRYRYCQHHCVNVPGSFSCQCEPGFQLAGNNRSCIDVNECEMGAPCTQRCYNTYGTFMCRCDQGYELGPDGFTCNDLDECSYSIYHCQHQCVNQPGKFYCECPEGYQLLGTRLCQDVNECETGEHQCTESQMCVNIHGRYQCVDTNRCQEPYVQLSDNRCICPATKPACRDLPYSIVNRYMSITSERSVPSDIFQIQATSLSSGAYNTFRIRSGDDNSDFYIRQINNISAMLVLARAVTGPKEYTLDLEMLSVNPLLSYQTSSVLRLSVYVGPHTF from the exons ATGAAGAGTGGTTGTGTgactgttttgtgtgtgtgcgcttgtgtgtctgtgcttgttcGAAGCACCATTTCAGAGCCTGTAACGGAAAGTCATACCTATACG GAATGCACAGATGGGTACCAGTGGGATCCTCAGACCCAGCACTGCAAAG aCGTAAACGAGTGTGAGACGATCGCCGACGCCTGCAAAGGAGAGATGAAGTGCTTCAACCACTACGGGGGCTACCTGTGTCTGCCCCGCTCGGCCTCCGTCATCCCCGCCCCCGAGCCCGCCCACACCCCCACCGTGCCGGAGCCCTTCAACCCCTGCCCCCTGGGCTACGAGCCCCAGGGAGACagctgtgtgg atgTGGACGAGTGTGAGCGTGACGAACATGACTGTCAGCCCAGCCAGCAGTGCATCAACACTCAGGGGGCGTTCACTTGCCAGTGTCCTGACGGCTACCGCAAAGTTGGGACGGAGTGCATCG acatCGACGAGTGCAGGTACCGGTACTGCCAGCACCACTGTGTCAACGTCCCCGGATCCTTCTCCTGCCAATGTGAGCCCGGCTTCCAACTGGCCGGGAACAACCGCTCCTGTATAG ATGTGAACGAGTGTGAGATGGGTGCACCCTGCACCCAGCGGTGTTACAACACCTACGGGACCTTCATGTGTCGCTGCGACCAGGGCTACGAGCTCGGCCCCGACGGCTTCACCTGCAACG ACCTAGACGAGTGCAGCTATTCCATTTACCACTGCCAGCATCAGTGCGTCAACCAACCAGGAAAGTTCTACTGTGAATGCCCAGAAGGGTACCAGCTGCTGGGCACTCGGCTGTGCCAGG ATGTGAACGAGTGTGAGACGGGTGAGCACCAGTGCACCGAGTCGCAGATGTGCGTCAACATCCACGGGCGCTACCAGTGCGTGGACACCAACCGATGCCAGGAGCCGTACGTGCAACTATCGGACAA CCGTTGCATCTGCCCCGCGACAAAACCGGCGTGCCGCGACCTGCCATACTCCATCGTCAACCGCTACATGAGCATCACCTCGGAGCGCTCCGTGCCCTCGGACATCTTCCAGATCCAGGCCACCAGCCTGTCGTCAGGCGCCTACAATACCTTCCGCATCCGCTCCGGGGACGACAACTCCGACTTCTACATCAGG CAAATCAACAACATCAGCGCCATGCTGGTGCTGGCGCGCGCCGTCACGGGCCCCAAGGAGTACACCCTGGACCTGGAGATGCTGTCCGTCAACCCGCTGCTCAGCTACCAGACCAGCTCCGTCCTGCGGCTCTCCGTCTACGTGGGGCCCCACACCTtctag
- the fosl1a gene encoding fos-related antigen 1a: MYRNFGNQGRGNSSFANSDTGSPHTGSSSVSLGAASTSTTQQEQKFTMAGNSQFVPSLNAITTNQDLQWMVQPSFGSPPGPSQSPRPSFQAHSGMRPMGQRQSQTHFYRPGVIRAASHSTRSTRRRNDEHLSPEEMERRMIRRERNKLAAAKCRNRRRELTDTLQNETDELEGEKSRLQKEITELQKKKDKLELVLEAHRPICKIEDSSSDSDSRPPLSMLRGIKMEPESSEQPGPSSKPQSAKRLAKPKPKITIPPKPATTLATVISAPESESLHTPILMSTPSFTPFTANLVFTYPSAPLDSLASGTSHATSSSSSSHHANPQHSLNLAAQHCGIAHRRSSSSGDQSDHSLHSPTIISL; the protein is encoded by the exons ATGTATCGAAACTTTGGAAACCAAGGGAGAGGCAACTCGTCTTTCGCCAATAGTGACACCGGGTCGCCACACACTGGCTCAAGTTCTGTATCTCTGGGAGCTGCTAGCACCTCAACCACACAACAGGAGCAG AAATTCACCATGGCGGGAAATAGCCAATTTGTACCAAGTCTCAACGCTATCACCACCAACCAGGACCTCCAATGGATGGTCCAGCCTTCCTTTGGGTCTCCACCAGGCCCTTCACAGTCTCCAAGACCCTCTTTCCAAGCTCACTCAGGGATGCGACCAATGGGTCAAAGACAGTCCCAAACACACTTTTACAGACCAGGGGTCATCCGAGCTGCTTCCCACTCCACACGTTCCACCAGGCGCAGAAATGATGAACAC TTATCACCAGAAGAGATGGAGAGGCGGATGATTCGGAGAGAACGGAACAAACTGGCTGCTGCAAAGTGTCGTAACCGCCGCCGGGAGTTGACTGACACACTACAAAAT GAGACTGACGAGTTGGAAGGGGAAAAGTCCCGTCTTCAGAAGGAAATCACTGAACTACAGAAGAAGAAGGACAAGCTAGAGCTCGTCCTGGAAGCCCACCGTCCCATCTGTAAAATCGAAGACTCCAGCTCCGACTCCGACTCCCGCCCACCGCTGTCAATGTTGCGGGGAATCAAGATGGAACCAGAGAGCTCAGAGCAGCCCGGGCCTTCGTCAAAACCTCAGTCAGCAAAGAGGCTCGCCAAGCCCAAACCCAAGATAACTATCCCGCCCAAGCCCGCGACAACACTGGCTACTGTGATCAGTGCCCCCGAATCTGAATCCCTCCACACCCCCATCCTTATGTCCACTCCATCTTTTACTCCCTTCACCGCAAATTTAGTCTTCACCTATCCCTCCGCCCCTCTAGACAGCCTTGCCTCTGGTACATCCCATGccacttcttcctcctcttcctcccaccaTGCTAATCCCCAACACTCTCTCAACCTCGCCGCCCAACACTGTGGCATAGCTCATCGtcgtagcagcagcagcggtgaCCAATCCGAtcactcccttcactctccgACCATCATCTCTCTTTGA